A genomic window from Frondihabitans sp. PAMC 28766 includes:
- a CDS encoding hydantoinase B/oxoprolinase family protein yields the protein MLICNDPYLTGTHLSDVAISLPVFYEDEIVAYTTTMAHWADIGSASPGGWSTASTEVYQEGMRFANQRIFLAGDPNRDLLDFIAMNVRVPETVLGDLYAQVATCRTGADRVRALCKRYGTEVVTDLMDYVITNTEAALREEISKLPDGTYSSRVEMDFDGVDRDYTPVIDTQVTIAGNRITVSFDGTTRQATGPINIGRPAVLSSVATALKGILDPLGRTNDAHMNIGEITWPDHPTMISPVEPAPCDSYGYANVIITESVAYALGELTADRGRAGSYQMWAEYILCTNAPAEDRFVMAEPVQGGHGGFPGHDGGTLVYMGDGDTWNTPVEVMESRYPIIVEQFALNPGSAGAGEFRGGMGVRRDFRILQANSMIKTALENTKDILSRGVAGGGNGIANHGELLFPDGTSEIHNERVGDYPVPVGAIMAVRTGGGGGYGKPFDREPARVLADVRDELLTADQAESVYGVVLTAGALVDEWHEDQPATALRRAATAS from the coding sequence ATCCTAATTTGCAACGACCCATACCTGACGGGTACCCACCTTTCCGATGTCGCCATCTCGTTACCCGTGTTCTACGAAGATGAAATCGTTGCCTACACCACGACAATGGCGCACTGGGCGGACATTGGCAGTGCAAGCCCTGGCGGCTGGTCGACCGCATCTACCGAGGTTTACCAAGAGGGCATGAGGTTTGCCAACCAGCGGATCTTCCTGGCTGGTGATCCCAACCGTGACCTGCTCGACTTCATCGCGATGAACGTTCGGGTGCCCGAGACCGTTCTCGGAGACCTCTACGCCCAGGTGGCAACCTGCCGCACGGGCGCCGACAGAGTCAGAGCCCTCTGCAAGCGCTATGGAACCGAGGTCGTCACCGACCTGATGGATTACGTCATCACGAACACCGAAGCCGCATTGCGTGAAGAAATTAGCAAGCTGCCCGATGGAACATATTCCTCCCGAGTCGAGATGGACTTCGACGGCGTCGACCGGGATTACACACCGGTGATCGACACCCAAGTCACCATTGCCGGAAACCGAATCACTGTTTCCTTTGACGGCACCACCCGTCAGGCCACCGGTCCTATCAACATTGGCCGGCCCGCAGTGCTCAGCTCAGTCGCCACTGCACTCAAGGGCATCCTCGATCCCCTCGGCCGGACTAATGACGCCCACATGAACATCGGCGAAATCACCTGGCCCGACCATCCCACAATGATCTCCCCCGTCGAGCCCGCGCCCTGTGACTCATACGGCTACGCCAACGTGATCATCACCGAATCCGTCGCCTACGCACTCGGCGAGCTGACCGCAGACCGCGGACGAGCCGGCAGTTACCAAATGTGGGCTGAATACATTCTCTGCACGAACGCACCCGCCGAAGACCGTTTCGTCATGGCGGAGCCCGTTCAGGGCGGCCACGGCGGCTTCCCTGGCCACGACGGCGGCACGCTGGTCTACATGGGTGACGGAGATACCTGGAACACCCCAGTCGAGGTGATGGAGTCGAGATATCCGATCATCGTGGAGCAATTCGCTCTCAACCCCGGCTCGGCGGGCGCCGGCGAATTCCGAGGCGGTATGGGCGTCCGACGAGACTTCCGCATTCTTCAGGCCAACAGCATGATCAAGACGGCTCTCGAGAACACAAAGGACATCCTCTCCCGAGGCGTTGCCGGTGGTGGCAACGGGATCGCTAATCATGGCGAACTTCTCTTTCCCGACGGCACCTCAGAAATCCACAACGAGCGCGTGGGAGATTACCCTGTACCGGTTGGAGCCATCATGGCGGTGCGTACGGGTGGTGGCGGTGGATACGGCAAGCCCTTTGACCGCGAACCAGCTCGCGTGCTCGCCGATGTAAGAGACGAACTATTAACGGCCGACCAAGCTGAAAGCGTTTACGGAGTCGTCCTGACTGCCGGCGCGCTGGTGGATGAATGGCACGAAGACCAGCCGGCCACGGCCCTACGTCGGGCCGCCACCGCATCATGA
- a CDS encoding ABC transporter ATP-binding protein, producing MKLEIDNVSMRYRTRRKDVLALKNTTFGVKENEFVSLVGVSGCGKSTLLNLIAGLQAPTGGEIRLDDSVVRGPGVDRGVVFQSYSLLPWLTAGQNIEFALKEARDPDRDRKARARELLDTVGLGDFVDAHPAQLSGGMRQRVAIARVMAYRPRVMLMDEPFGALDALTRTLMQELLMRVWEEHKLTVVFVTHDISEAVFLSDRVVVMSSRAEGGLHDIAIDLPRGRSAATPDDPRFAELSGRILDLVREEARTVNHF from the coding sequence ATGAAGCTCGAAATTGACAACGTGAGTATGCGCTATCGAACTCGTCGGAAAGACGTGCTCGCGCTGAAGAACACCACTTTTGGCGTGAAAGAGAATGAATTTGTCTCCCTGGTCGGCGTCTCAGGATGCGGCAAGAGCACGTTGCTGAACCTAATTGCCGGCCTGCAGGCGCCGACCGGGGGCGAGATACGCCTCGACGATTCCGTGGTGCGGGGCCCAGGCGTTGACCGCGGTGTCGTCTTCCAGTCTTACTCGCTGCTGCCTTGGCTCACCGCTGGCCAGAACATCGAATTTGCTCTCAAAGAAGCGCGCGACCCCGACCGTGACCGGAAGGCACGCGCCCGCGAACTGCTCGACACTGTGGGGCTTGGCGATTTTGTGGACGCGCACCCCGCCCAGCTCTCCGGTGGCATGCGGCAACGCGTTGCCATCGCCCGGGTGATGGCGTACCGGCCCCGGGTGATGCTCATGGACGAACCCTTCGGTGCGCTCGACGCTCTGACCCGCACCCTCATGCAGGAACTGCTGATGCGGGTCTGGGAGGAGCACAAACTCACCGTCGTGTTCGTCACTCACGACATCTCCGAGGCCGTGTTCCTATCCGACCGGGTCGTCGTGATGTCAAGCCGCGCCGAAGGAGGACTCCACGACATAGCGATCGACCTGCCACGTGGTCGCTCAGCAGCCACGCCTGATGATCCTCGATTCGCAGAGCTCTCTGGACGCATTCTCGATCTGGTACGCGAAGAAGCGCGCACTGTCAACCATTTCTAG
- a CDS encoding hydantoinase/oxoprolinase family protein translates to MATPSAPGWRLAVDVGGTFIDYILLEEATGRVTVEKQPATATSLAEEFATGVKRLPVGLPEIDMLIHGTTVALNTLVQERGARTGLLTTHGFRDVLELGRGGRPELYNLRYLAAEPLVPRYLRRELHERVLADGTIRTPLDLDEVRREVEILLSHGVEAIAVVLLHSYRSPGHENTIAELVRAEYPGISVSVSSELIREWREYERTSTTVINAFTQPAFEAYASQIDKRTRQEGLANPIAFMRSNGGVIPIADAQIRPVETLGSGPAGGVVGARQLMQASGYPNVVCADVGGTTYDVALITDGEIVERADTIIEKRPIMGQVIDIISVGAGGGSIARLDKMTGSLQVGPESAGAFPGPACFDRGGKVPTVTDAQVVLGLLDPDNFLGGRMKLRADLATEVIDRELGPNHSVTESAAGILAVAQANMANAIRQITTQRGLDPREFAMLSYGGGGGLFAAGVSEELGITTVIVPQAAAGFSAWGMLNADYRDDASMTARTELAPSHVPAIRDELEQLRSQTAATLRAYGFADDVLRPGYSLEVRYLGQEHTIDTPVRAEWLPLDDYALVEKIKQNFVSRHRQRFGHGDESASMEVVVLRCRNVAPVLRPMVAATYRKSLLVTRGNRRVWFPATGWDDVVPVYNRDDFGPQDVVIGPAIVDEWTTTVIVPPAWTARIDALGNIILEFRKSN, encoded by the coding sequence ATGGCTACACCCTCAGCACCCGGCTGGCGACTCGCCGTCGACGTCGGCGGCACATTCATTGATTACATCCTCCTAGAGGAAGCAACTGGCCGCGTCACAGTTGAGAAGCAACCCGCCACAGCCACTTCACTAGCGGAGGAATTCGCCACGGGTGTCAAACGCCTCCCCGTGGGCCTACCAGAAATTGACATGCTTATCCACGGTACGACGGTCGCCCTTAACACGCTGGTCCAAGAACGTGGGGCTCGAACAGGCCTCCTCACTACCCACGGATTCCGGGATGTCCTCGAACTCGGGCGCGGAGGACGACCTGAGCTCTACAACCTGCGCTACCTCGCCGCGGAACCGCTGGTGCCTCGCTACCTGCGCCGAGAGTTGCATGAACGGGTCCTCGCTGACGGCACCATCCGAACGCCGTTGGACTTGGACGAAGTGAGACGTGAAGTCGAGATCCTCCTCAGTCACGGCGTTGAAGCAATCGCTGTCGTGCTGCTTCACAGCTACCGTTCTCCCGGCCACGAGAACACAATCGCTGAGCTGGTGCGTGCCGAATACCCCGGCATTTCGGTTAGCGTCTCCAGCGAGCTCATTCGAGAATGGCGCGAATACGAACGCACGTCGACGACCGTAATTAACGCCTTTACCCAGCCCGCATTTGAGGCGTACGCATCCCAAATAGACAAGCGCACACGCCAAGAGGGGCTCGCTAACCCCATCGCCTTTATGCGCTCTAACGGCGGAGTTATCCCCATCGCCGATGCGCAGATCAGACCCGTCGAAACTCTCGGTTCCGGGCCTGCGGGTGGCGTCGTTGGCGCCCGCCAGCTCATGCAGGCTTCCGGCTACCCCAACGTTGTCTGCGCCGACGTGGGCGGCACGACTTATGACGTGGCCCTCATCACTGACGGTGAAATCGTGGAGCGCGCCGATACCATCATCGAAAAACGTCCCATCATGGGGCAAGTCATTGACATCATCTCCGTCGGAGCCGGCGGCGGTTCCATTGCCCGACTCGACAAAATGACCGGAAGCCTGCAGGTCGGACCCGAAAGTGCCGGCGCCTTCCCGGGCCCCGCCTGCTTCGACCGCGGCGGCAAGGTACCCACCGTCACCGACGCCCAAGTTGTCCTCGGTCTCCTTGACCCAGACAACTTCCTCGGCGGTCGCATGAAACTCCGCGCCGACCTTGCCACCGAGGTCATCGACCGAGAACTCGGCCCCAATCACAGCGTCACGGAAAGCGCCGCAGGCATCCTCGCCGTCGCCCAAGCGAACATGGCGAACGCCATCAGGCAAATCACGACCCAACGGGGCCTTGACCCTCGCGAATTCGCGATGCTCTCCTATGGCGGCGGTGGCGGCCTTTTCGCTGCCGGCGTCAGCGAAGAACTCGGAATCACCACAGTTATCGTGCCCCAAGCCGCCGCTGGCTTCTCCGCCTGGGGCATGCTGAATGCTGATTATCGCGACGACGCCTCGATGACCGCCCGCACGGAACTGGCACCATCTCACGTCCCGGCCATCCGCGATGAGCTTGAACAACTGCGGTCACAAACAGCCGCAACCTTGAGAGCATATGGATTCGCGGATGACGTCCTTCGACCCGGCTACTCGCTCGAGGTGCGGTATCTCGGTCAAGAGCACACAATCGACACTCCCGTCCGAGCCGAGTGGTTGCCACTTGACGACTATGCCTTGGTTGAAAAGATCAAGCAAAATTTCGTCTCGCGACACCGCCAGCGTTTTGGTCACGGCGACGAATCCGCATCAATGGAAGTCGTCGTCCTTCGGTGCCGCAACGTGGCCCCGGTCTTGCGTCCGATGGTGGCCGCGACCTATAGAAAAAGCCTCCTTGTGACCAGGGGAAATCGGCGGGTCTGGTTCCCGGCAACTGGATGGGATGACGTCGTCCCTGTCTATAATCGTGACGATTTCGGCCCTCAGGATGTAGTCATCGGTCCTGCCATCGTTGACGAATGGACAACCACTGTCATCGTTCCTCCCGCGTGGACGGCGCGAATCGACGCCCTTGGCAACATCATCCTCGAGTTCCGAAAGAGCAACTAA
- a CDS encoding ABC transporter permease → MTAGYNGRRLSPPLTRIDGSIPRTQGISLSLLGFAIVIAIWVIATTTHVVSPLYLPAIPDVISALITQAQTGDLWSDIGISVSRILVAFAIAAVMAIPTGLVAARVRLADALVTPLVEFSRYLPVAAFLPLTIIWAGTGEAQKYVVIWIGTFFALVLMIIDDIRRVPPEFIDFGRTLGMSESRILWKIVLRGAMPNIVDSLRIAFGWCWTWLILAELVAATSGIGYRITLGQRYLETNLIFAYILVLGVLGLLSDQLFRVLHRIAFRYLRKGGL, encoded by the coding sequence ATGACGGCCGGCTACAACGGCCGACGCCTGAGCCCGCCGCTTACGCGCATCGACGGCTCGATACCCCGAACTCAGGGGATCAGCCTGAGCCTGCTCGGCTTTGCAATAGTGATCGCAATTTGGGTCATCGCCACGACAACCCATGTTGTGTCCCCGCTTTACCTGCCAGCAATCCCGGACGTCATCTCAGCCCTCATCACCCAGGCGCAGACAGGTGATTTGTGGAGCGACATCGGCATCTCGGTCTCTCGCATCCTTGTTGCATTTGCTATTGCAGCGGTGATGGCCATCCCAACAGGTCTCGTTGCAGCGAGGGTACGACTGGCAGACGCCCTCGTCACCCCGCTCGTTGAGTTCAGCCGGTACCTCCCGGTGGCGGCGTTCCTTCCCCTGACGATCATCTGGGCGGGCACCGGGGAAGCACAGAAATACGTCGTCATTTGGATTGGCACGTTTTTCGCCCTGGTCCTCATGATCATCGACGACATACGTCGGGTTCCACCCGAATTCATCGACTTTGGAAGAACGCTCGGTATGTCCGAAAGTCGCATCCTCTGGAAGATCGTGTTGCGCGGCGCCATGCCCAACATCGTCGACTCACTCAGGATCGCATTCGGTTGGTGCTGGACGTGGCTTATTCTCGCCGAACTCGTCGCGGCAACGTCAGGAATTGGCTATCGAATAACCCTGGGCCAGCGCTACCTGGAGACGAACTTGATCTTCGCCTACATCCTCGTGCTTGGCGTTCTCGGTCTTCTTAGCGACCAACTCTTCCGAGTTCTTCACCGCATCGCGTTCCGTTACCTCCGCAAAGGCGGCCTATGA
- a CDS encoding ABC transporter substrate-binding protein: protein MALPGHGHDIVAELFRVCLCHDGHPSSENESSQVRRQPNPGQTPAISSNQVDGVSFPVSSVLENYSKLPVKATLLLDQSTSGDAVLAGKGVTSLKSLQGKSVAFEDGTTSQLLLSAALSKDGMSFSDIKSVPTPADQAAGVLVSGRSTAAVTYQPYISTAVAGGTVHSLVTAAEFPGLISDALYLQNSYLKAHPAVAAALATAWNKSITFYKAHPTQAKAIIAKALGASVSSLSTAFKGAKFYTLADNASELNGSFKTTTLPLIQKAMISAGMMKTKVDLSDSINATGVDKAAGK, encoded by the coding sequence CTGGCTCTTCCGGGCCACGGCCACGACATCGTCGCGGAACTCTTTCGGGTATGCCTTTGCCATGATGGACATCCTTCCAGCGAGAACGAATCCTCACAGGTCAGGCGACAACCAAACCCTGGGCAGACCCCTGCCATTAGCTCAAATCAGGTTGACGGCGTCTCGTTCCCGGTCAGCAGCGTCCTAGAGAACTACTCCAAGCTGCCTGTCAAGGCGACCCTTCTCCTCGACCAGAGCACTTCGGGCGACGCAGTCCTCGCCGGCAAAGGGGTCACCTCACTGAAATCTTTGCAAGGCAAAAGCGTGGCTTTCGAGGACGGGACCACGTCACAACTACTGCTCTCTGCCGCTCTGAGCAAGGACGGTATGTCTTTCTCCGACATCAAATCCGTCCCGACCCCAGCTGACCAGGCTGCGGGAGTGCTGGTCTCGGGAAGGTCGACGGCCGCCGTGACGTATCAGCCGTACATCAGTACGGCCGTCGCGGGCGGAACCGTCCACAGTCTCGTGACTGCGGCGGAATTTCCTGGCCTCATCTCCGACGCCCTGTACCTCCAGAATTCATACCTGAAAGCCCACCCAGCAGTCGCGGCCGCCCTCGCTACCGCATGGAACAAGTCGATCACTTTCTACAAAGCTCATCCCACTCAAGCGAAAGCGATCATCGCCAAGGCTCTGGGCGCAAGCGTCTCCTCTCTCAGTACCGCGTTCAAAGGCGCGAAGTTCTACACCCTGGCGGACAACGCGAGCGAGCTCAACGGCTCATTCAAAACCACGACGCTGCCACTGATCCAGAAGGCAATGATTTCCGCCGGAATGATGAAAACGAAGGTGGACCTGAGTGACTCGATCAATGCGACCGGTGTCGACAAGGCAGCAGGAAAGTAA
- a CDS encoding IS630 family transposase, with protein MVAAAAGETRAAHRGPAAAGSFHDRPDPQKRGLRPHLKKCWTIPPHANGEFVARMEDVLEVYHRPFDPAVPVVCMDEKPYQLLAHARDPIPAAPGRDLREDSEYVRHGTCSIFVWVEPLAGRRRVDARPRRTRVDWAAEIDQLLSVDYPHAERVVLVMDNLNTHTLGSLYEAFEPGKARALARRLEIHYTPKHGSWLNIAEIELSALTRQCLTRRIDDLDLLNTELAAWQNATNADQRQVDWQFTTTDARTKLRRLYPQH; from the coding sequence GTGGTCGCTGCGGCTGCTGGAGAAACACGTGCTGCTCACCGAGGGCCTGCCGCCGCTGGATCATTCCACGATCGGCCGGACCCTCAAAAAAGGGGGCTTCGTCCTCATCTGAAGAAGTGCTGGACGATCCCCCCGCACGCCAACGGCGAGTTCGTGGCCCGGATGGAGGACGTGCTAGAGGTCTACCATCGCCCGTTCGATCCGGCGGTACCGGTGGTGTGTATGGATGAGAAGCCCTACCAGCTGCTCGCCCACGCCCGCGACCCGATCCCCGCCGCGCCGGGCCGCGACCTGCGAGAGGACTCGGAGTATGTCCGTCACGGCACCTGCTCGATCTTCGTCTGGGTTGAACCACTCGCCGGGCGCCGCCGTGTCGACGCGAGGCCGAGGCGGACCCGAGTGGACTGGGCCGCTGAGATCGACCAGCTCCTGAGCGTCGACTATCCGCACGCCGAACGGGTCGTACTGGTCATGGACAACCTCAACACCCATACCCTCGGGTCGCTCTACGAGGCATTCGAACCCGGCAAGGCCCGCGCGCTCGCCCGCCGCCTGGAGATCCACTACACGCCCAAACACGGCTCCTGGCTCAATATCGCCGAGATCGAGCTCTCCGCGCTGACACGGCAATGCCTCACCCGGCGCATCGACGACCTCGACCTGCTCAACACCGAACTCGCCGCCTGGCAGAACGCCACCAACGCCGACCAGCGACAAGTCGACTGGCAATTCACCACAACCGACGCCCGCACCAAACTTCGACGACTATACCCACAACATTAG
- a CDS encoding helix-turn-helix domain-containing protein: MPRPKGHVVVLMAADRVKLTRVVSRGTHPARMIARARILLALDEAPGPVPDRRVVAERAGVSEGTVYLVAKRFTESAGRIEEVIGRRKRASPPVPAKVTGDVEARVIALACTKPPAGFDRWSLRLLEKHVLLTEGLPPLDHSTIGRTLKKGGFVLI; this comes from the coding sequence ATGCCGAGACCGAAGGGTCATGTCGTCGTGTTGATGGCCGCTGATCGTGTGAAGCTGACGAGGGTGGTGTCGCGGGGAACGCATCCGGCACGGATGATCGCCCGGGCACGGATTCTGCTGGCTTTGGACGAGGCACCCGGCCCGGTGCCGGATCGTCGGGTGGTGGCCGAGCGGGCAGGGGTCAGTGAGGGCACGGTGTATCTGGTCGCGAAGCGGTTCACGGAGTCCGCCGGCCGTATCGAGGAGGTGATCGGCCGCCGCAAACGCGCAAGCCCGCCGGTGCCCGCGAAGGTGACTGGGGATGTTGAGGCGCGGGTGATCGCGCTGGCGTGCACGAAGCCCCCGGCAGGTTTCGACCGGTGGTCGCTGCGGCTGCTGGAGAAACACGTGCTGCTCACCGAGGGCCTGCCGCCGCTGGATCATTCCACGATCGGCCGGACCCTCAAAAAAGGGGGCTTCGTCCTCATCTGA
- a CDS encoding hydantoinase B/oxoprolinase family protein produces the protein MPKTIDIVKAEITRNALGSAAEEMHDTLVRSAYNPLIFDVKDFGVAITSAEGQLWAEAPGLPVFLGTLPATVRSLKEKWGEELGSAARLGDRL, from the coding sequence ATGCCCAAAACCATCGACATCGTCAAAGCAGAAATCACTCGTAATGCCCTGGGATCCGCCGCTGAAGAGATGCACGATACCCTCGTGCGGAGCGCCTATAACCCTCTCATCTTTGACGTCAAGGACTTCGGCGTCGCTATCACGTCCGCTGAGGGCCAACTCTGGGCCGAAGCGCCGGGCCTACCGGTCTTCCTAGGAACGCTGCCCGCAACGGTTCGCAGCCTCAAGGAAAAATGGGGTGAGGAGCTCGGGTCTGCTGCACGTTTAGGTGACAGGTTGTAG
- a CDS encoding DUF4190 domain-containing protein, with translation MVNRKWNTFAIAGFVLSFFLSVAGVVLSGIALSQIRKTGERGRALAVAGLGIGLVAFVLTGVFIASGKHG, from the coding sequence GTGGTGAATCGCAAATGGAACACCTTCGCCATAGCGGGGTTCGTCCTGTCGTTCTTCTTGTCGGTCGCCGGAGTCGTCCTCTCCGGCATCGCTCTTTCACAAATACGCAAGACCGGAGAACGCGGCCGGGCGCTGGCCGTCGCGGGATTGGGGATTGGGCTAGTCGCGTTCGTACTCACCGGCGTCTTCATCGCATCGGGAAAACACGGTTAG
- a CDS encoding RHS repeat-associated core domain-containing protein produces the protein MTTTSGSSKQTGAIQPRSVPHRPENPVKSYGPETPEGLAFNRGPLLPRPRLTATASGSTTSSQTLTYNAANQITTTGYVYDGAGNLTTTPTATYTYNAAEQMTTSKNTATGVVTSYTYAGAAQNEVLSETTPNQHTFNISYGQNDAQGQPEIVGYQVVTTQTASGYVYSDPITGQPLMLTTSSDIACLYVDDGLENPVGLLTDFSTNAFSFSYDPYGTQVLTAGGTGNGAGQNPYAFHGGIQDRASGLVKFGLRWYNPVTGTWTQQDTLDAPLNPANANRYSYAGDDPINSTDPDGSIAVALIKRIISAVAAGESVYEVLTSENLLGYITGTAFEIACDAFFDGITDGIAAIVATGACAVAGNLVSDAVDKAIDG, from the coding sequence GTGACCACCACCTCCGGCTCATCGAAACAGACCGGCGCCATCCAGCCGCGATCCGTGCCGCATAGGCCAGAAAATCCTGTAAAGAGCTACGGGCCAGAGACTCCTGAAGGCTTAGCGTTCAATCGTGGTCCGTTACTACCAAGACCCCGCCTCACCGCCACGGCATCCGGATCGACCACCTCATCCCAGACCCTGACCTACAACGCGGCGAACCAGATCACCACCACCGGGTACGTCTATGACGGGGCCGGGAATCTCACGACCACCCCGACCGCGACGTACACCTACAACGCGGCCGAGCAGATGACCACCTCGAAGAACACGGCGACCGGAGTCGTCACGTCGTATACCTACGCTGGTGCCGCGCAGAACGAAGTTCTCTCCGAAACGACCCCCAACCAGCACACGTTCAACATCAGCTACGGACAGAACGACGCCCAAGGGCAACCCGAGATCGTTGGCTATCAGGTCGTGACGACACAGACCGCGTCCGGCTACGTCTACAGCGACCCGATCACAGGCCAACCTTTGATGCTCACGACCTCATCCGACATCGCCTGCCTGTATGTCGACGACGGCCTCGAAAACCCCGTGGGGCTCCTCACGGACTTTTCCACCAATGCCTTCTCCTTCTCCTACGACCCATACGGCACTCAGGTCCTCACGGCCGGTGGAACGGGAAACGGGGCCGGACAAAACCCCTACGCGTTCCATGGTGGGATCCAGGACCGCGCATCCGGCCTCGTCAAGTTCGGACTCCGTTGGTACAACCCGGTGACCGGAACCTGGACCCAGCAGGACACCCTTGATGCCCCGCTGAACCCCGCGAACGCAAACCGGTACTCCTACGCCGGAGATGACCCGATCAATAGCACCGACCCGGACGGCTCAATCGCAGTCGCGCTCATCAAACGAATCATCAGCGCCGTTGCTGCGGGAGAATCCGTCTACGAAGTGCTCACCAGCGAAAACCTGTTGGGCTATATCACAGGAACTGCCTTCGAAATCGCCTGCGATGCCTTCTTCGATGGAATCACCGACGGGATAGCGGCAATCGTCGCAACGGGCGCTTGTGCGGTCGCCGGCAACCTTGTCTCCGATGCTGTCGACAAAGCCATAGATGGCTAG
- a CDS encoding IS3 family transposase (programmed frameshift) → MPKPYPVEFRDDVVRVAKNREPGVTIEQIAKDFGVHPMTLQTWLRRGDVNEGVKPGQSRSEQADLREARKRIRLLEQENEVLRRAAAYLSQANLPKRFYPLVTELTGAGIPVTVTCRVLKLSRQPYYRWLADPVTARDVAGAYRADALFDAHRDDPEFGHRLLADEARSHGQAMSDRTAWRICRDNSWWSAFGKKRARNGKRPGPAVHDDHCTVTDENGRVRHEFTADRPNQLWLTDITEHKTAEGKLYLCAIKDVFANKIVGYSIDSRMKSRLAVNALNNAVAMRGNVAGCVVHSDRGSQFRSKKFVRALTGHGLVGSMGRVASCGDNAAMESFFSLLQKNVLNRHSWTTREQLRIAIVNWIERTYHRRRRQASLGRLTPVEYETIMNTPAVPAA, encoded by the exons GTGCCTAAGCCCTATCCTGTTGAGTTCCGTGACGACGTCGTGCGCGTTGCGAAGAACCGCGAGCCCGGAGTGACGATCGAGCAGATCGCGAAAGACTTCGGAGTCCACCCGATGACCTTGCAAACCTGGCTGCGTCGAGGTGACGTTAACGAGGGGGTGAAGCCTGGTCAGTCGCGCTCTGAGCAGGCAGATTTGCGGGAGGCGCGGAAACGGATCCGTCTCCTCGAGCAGGAGAACGAGGTGCTGCGGCGGGCGGCAGCGTATCTGTCGCAGGCGAACCTGCCG AAAAGGTTCTACCCGCTCGTGACGGAGCTCACCGGAGCAGGGATCCCTGTGACGGTGACGTGTCGGGTCTTAAAGCTCTCTCGCCAGCCCTACTACCGGTGGCTGGCTGACCCGGTGACGGCAAGGGACGTGGCCGGGGCGTATCGTGCGGACGCGTTGTTCGACGCGCACCGTGACGACCCCGAATTCGGTCACCGTCTCCTCGCCGACGAAGCCCGAAGCCACGGGCAAGCGATGTCGGACCGGACGGCGTGGAGGATCTGCCGAGACAACTCCTGGTGGAGTGCCTTCGGGAAAAAGCGGGCCAGGAACGGCAAACGGCCAGGTCCCGCGGTCCACGACGATCACTGCACCGTCACCGATGAGAACGGCCGCGTCCGGCACGAGTTCACCGCCGACAGGCCCAACCAGCTCTGGTTGACCGACATCACGGAACACAAAACCGCCGAGGGCAAGCTCTATCTCTGCGCCATCAAAGACGTGTTCGCGAACAAGATCGTCGGCTACTCCATCGACTCACGGATGAAGTCCCGCCTGGCCGTGAACGCCCTAAACAACGCGGTCGCGATGCGGGGAAACGTGGCCGGCTGTGTCGTACACAGCGACCGAGGATCTCAATTTCGGAGCAAGAAGTTCGTCCGCGCTTTGACCGGCCACGGCCTGGTCGGATCGATGGGGAGGGTGGCGTCCTGCGGCGACAATGCCGCGATGGAATCCTTCTTCAGTCTGCTGCAGAAAAACGTCCTCAACCGACACTCCTGGACCACCCGCGAGCAACTCCGCATCGCGATCGTGAACTGGATCGAGCGGACCTACCACCGACGCCGCCGACAGGCGTCCCTGGGCCGGTTGACCCCGGTCGAATACGAGACAATCATGAACACGCCAGCCGTCCCGGCTGCGTGA